AAGCATTTGAGCAATATGTCAAATCTCAGGGAATCATACAGTCATTCAGCCGAAAGGGATGTCCTTATGACAATGCTTGTATCGAATCATTTCATGCCATCCTAAAGAAAGAGGAAGTCAACCATGTACAGTATCTCGACTTTCATTCGGCAAGCTTAGCCCTATTTCAATTCATACAAGGGTGGTATAACCGTAAAAGAATTCATAGCCGCCTGGGTTACAGAACACCTCAGGAAGTGGAAGATCTTTTGAAACATTCCGCTTAAAACTTAACTTTTTTGTGTCCAGGATATTGACTCAAATCCAGCTTTTTACTC
The genomic region above belongs to Caldalkalibacillus uzonensis and contains:
- a CDS encoding integrase core domain-containing protein, translated to AFEQYVKSQGIIQSFSRKGCPYDNACIESFHAILKKEEVNHVQYLDFHSASLALFQFIQGWYNRKRIHSRLGYRTPQEVEDLLKHSA